Proteins found in one Crassostrea angulata isolate pt1a10 chromosome 3, ASM2561291v2, whole genome shotgun sequence genomic segment:
- the LOC128176353 gene encoding crossover junction endonuclease MUS81-like yields the protein MEEELRYGKRKKKKIKTPNPLFEAWLREWKEEAAEKGIKSQYVYAKALKSLQRYPLLLTSGKDCKILENFGDKLCKMLEDRLQKHIQEHGAIVPPDPEASTSKAPARQKPKPTKNAAPTVKRAGTQGGGHQRVTHALSDSDSEGGTGAPPPPRKRQRSGICSGEREYIPAYRSGPYALLIALYRDRQSADGRGFMSKTELCNKAQELADKSFTVADPGCRYTAWSSMGTLIKKGLVTKESSPAKYSLTEAGCELTHRLEMSQADDYPVCLIPTPRAPAGIPEASSQDIGQLQYKYVTNEGEEVINKDKAAVLIEDDFGLGFLIKVNYQKLLTSGKRYRLDTTRPLGEDVYVYLHGDDTDELAINTNMPRLPSLNEDDLQEAVNVEKPRKEVKKRTKTQKDVMSSASAEPQLLSFQSSSPQTATKTLGRVHSQRSSATSENSQDSIESAASTCVPNFVFQPGEFEIILCVDNAEFYGSRQGGGKSLLPDLIKNGVSCDLRKLHVGDLLWVAREKTQTEAGVGQQPRRRELVLDYIVERKRMDDLVHSCTDGRLPDQKFRLKHCGLKKPIFMIEDYGSLQHFSMPEDRIRQTITNLKVIDGFQVKKTKNVKESVAYLTVMTRYLQSYYKDKRLYACSIDDIKDQVWTNDITDREVRLMEFNEFNQGSVKSRNLSVQDMFCKHLSKVSGMSGERAMAVAQVYPTLTHLMDAYRSCPNKSVAESLLSTIKVNKSLRNLGINPSRLIHQLYTTPGALT from the exons ATGGAAGAGGAGTTGAGGTATGGGAAGAGGAAAAAGAAGAAGATCAAGACACCCAACCCATTGTTTGAGGCGTGGTTAAGAGAATGGAAAGAAGAGGCTGCAGAAAAAGGGATCAAATCACAATATGTGTATGCTAAG GCTTTAAAATCACTTCAAAGATACCCTCTTCTTCTAACATCAGGAAAAGACTGCAAAATCTTGGAAAACTTTG GTGATAAGCTGTGCAAAATGTTGGAAGACAGACTTCAGAAACATATACAAGAACATG GAGCTATAGTCCCTCCAGACCCAGAGGCCTCCACATCCAAAGCACCTGCTAGACAGAAACCCAAACCTACAAAAAATGCAGCCCCCACAGTAAAGAGAGCAGGGACACAGGGAGGGGGCCACCAGCGTGTAACCCATGCTCTGTCAGATTCAGACAGTGAGGGGGGCACCGGGGCTCCACCCCCACCCAGG AAAAGACAGAGATCAGGAATATGCAGTGGAGAGAGGGAATATATACCAGCCTACAGATCAGGGCCGTACGCTCTCCTCATTGCCCTCTACCGAGACAGACAG TCTGCTGATGGGAGGGGATTCATGTCCAAGACGGAACTGTGCAACAAGGCCCAGGAGCTCGCTGACAAGTCCTTCACAGTG GCTGACCCTGGGTGTCGCTACACGGCCTGGTCTTCTATGGGGACGCTGATAAAGAAAGGTCTGGTGACAAAGGAGAGCAGCCCTGCCAAGTACTCGCTCACTGAGGCTGGCTGTGAGCTCACTCATCGGCTCGAGATGAGTCAGGCCGACGACTACCCGGTTTGCCTTATACCAACACCAAGGGCACCTGCTGGAATCCCTGAAGCCTCAAGTCAAGATATTGG gcaACTTCAATACAAGTATGTAACCAATGAAGGAGAAGAAGTGATAAACAAGGACAAAGCGGCAGTGTTGATTGAAG ATGACTTTGGGTTGGGCTTTTTGATCAAGGTCAACTACCAGAAGCTACTGACCAGTGGAAAGCGCTACAGACTGGACACCACCAG ACCTTTGGGTGAGGATGTGTATGTTTATTTACATGGCGATGATACTGATGAGTTGGCCATCAATACAAACATGCCACGACTGCCGTCACTGAACGAAGACGATCTACAGGAAGCAGTCAATGTGG AAAAACCTAGAAAGGAGGTAAAGAAGAGAACAAAAACACAAAAGGACGTGATGTCCTCAGCCTCAGCGGAGCCCCAGCTGCTGTCATTCCAAAGCTCCTCTCCCCAAACGGCCACTAAAACCCTAGGGCGAGTCCACTCCCAGAGGAGCTCAGCGACCAGCGAGAACTCCCAGGATTCCATAGAGTCGGCCGCCAGTACATGTGTACCCAACTTTGTATTTCAACCTGGAGAGTTTGAAATCATCCTGTGTGTGGACAATGCTGAATTCTATGGCTCCAG GCAAGGAGGTGGGAAATCCCTGCTGCCCGACCTCATAAAAAATGGGGTGTCCTGTGACCTCAGAAAGCTCCATGTGGGTGATTTGTTGTGGGTGGCAAGGGAGAAAACTCAGACAGAAGCAG GAGTTGGTCAGCAGCCCAGGAGAAGGGAGCTGGTATTGGACTACATCGTGGAGAGGAAGAGGATGGACGACCTCGTTCACAGCTGTACAGATGGTCGACTCCCGGATCAAAAG TTCCGTCTGAAGCACTGCGGACTGAAGAAGCCGATCTTTATGATAGAGGATTATGGGTCACTCCAGCATTTCAGTATGCCCGAGGATCGCATCAGACAGACCATCACCAATCTCAAG GTGATCGACGGTTTTCAAgtgaagaaaacaaagaatgtcaAGGAATCCGTGGCCTACCTAACGGTGATGACCCGATATCTTCAGAGTTATTACAAG GACAAGCGGTTGTACGCCTGCAGTATAGATGACATAAAGGATCAGGTCTGGACCAATGACATCACCGACCGGGAGGTCAGGTTGATGGAGTTCAACGAGTTCAATCAGGGGTCTGTTAAGTCCAGG AACTTAAGTGTACAGGACATGTTTTGTAAACACCTCAGTAAAGTGAGTGGGATGTCTGGAGAGAGGGCAATGGCTGTGGCACAGGTCTATCCCACCCTCACTCA TTTAATGGATGCTTACAGATCTTGTCCTAACAAAAGTGTAGCAGAAAGTTTACTGTCAACCATAAAAGTGAACAAGTCTCTCAG GAATTTAGGCATCAATCCCAGCAGACTAATCCACCAGCTGTACACAACACCAGGTGCCCTTACCTGA